The Flammeovirga agarivorans genome has a window encoding:
- a CDS encoding S41 family peptidase: MKKLVLAINVFFITLTAFSQNPLWLRYPSISPDGTKIAFQYQGDIYVVPTDGGTAQPITSHVAQETSPSWSPDSKQIAFASDRHGNFDLFITSAQGGPAKRLTYNSEKEIPSSFTPDGKNILFSAQILDTKESAQFPYARLPELYSVSINGGRPKQVLTVSAVHAAYNQEQSILLYQDIKGYEDNWRKHHTSAVTRDIWIYDTTSKKHKQVSSFKGEDQYPVFYNQDKSIAYVSEETGTLNVWSMSVDGTEKKQLTTFEKHPVRFLTASNNDTFCFGWDGEIYSMTKDSSPRKVDISIINDQRQNNVTFEQKSSGGHGISVSPNGKEIAFILRGDVFVTSTDYSTTVQITNTPEQERSVSFSPDGRSLVYAGERDGSWNLYTAKLSNEEENYFINATAIKEEVLTNQPQEEFQPKWSPKGDEVAYLEERTTVKVINIESKASRTVLDGKFNYSYSDGDQSFDWSPDGKWIAVQYSPNVWTSTDIGLVDASGEKEVINLTQSGYNSANPRFAMEGKVILFANDKYGFRSHGSWGSEDDVYALFLTKDAYDEFQLSEEEYTLMTEAKEEKEKKEQEEKEDKKSKKKNKDSDTEKEETLSIDFENLNDRIQRLTINSSFLSDYLITKDGGKLYYMSRFEGGFDLWMKDIRKQETKLILKLNGGGGNLQFDEEQKNIFFETGGQFAKMDIASDTKKNISYKAEYYLDKAAEREYLFEHVWRQVEKKFYDPELHGVDWEFYKAEYSKFLPYITNNYAFSEMLSEMLGELNASHTGCRYYSSSKNADHTATLGVFYDPEYSEDGLKITEIIEQSPLTLIEDEIREGMIIQSIDGQKIVAGNDYYSLLNHKAGKNTKLEIYDPSESKSKTVVVKPISKWAENDLLYKRWVKAREKETSESSNGKIGYVHVRGMDSHSFRTVYSEALGKNYTKESLIVDTRFNGGGWLHDDLATFLSGNVYCTFAPRGQKFGTEPMNKWSKPSAVLCSEGNYSDAHAFPYAYKTLKIGKLIGMPVPGTMTAVWWERLQDPSLVFGIPQVGVQDMNGKYLENQQIEPDFKVQQDKDIVVEGVDQQLRKAVEVLQNK, encoded by the coding sequence ATGAAGAAATTAGTATTAGCCATCAATGTATTCTTTATTACATTGACGGCTTTTTCTCAAAACCCATTATGGTTACGCTACCCTTCCATCTCTCCTGATGGAACAAAGATCGCCTTTCAATACCAAGGTGATATCTATGTAGTACCAACCGATGGAGGAACAGCCCAACCCATTACCTCTCATGTTGCTCAAGAAACTTCACCAAGTTGGAGTCCTGATAGTAAACAAATTGCCTTTGCTTCTGACAGACATGGTAATTTTGATTTATTTATCACCAGTGCACAAGGCGGGCCAGCTAAAAGGTTAACGTATAACTCGGAAAAAGAAATACCTTCCTCTTTTACTCCTGATGGGAAAAATATTCTCTTTTCTGCCCAAATTCTTGATACAAAGGAAAGTGCACAGTTCCCCTATGCTCGACTTCCTGAATTATATAGTGTTAGTATTAATGGAGGTAGACCAAAACAAGTACTGACTGTTTCTGCTGTTCACGCTGCATACAACCAAGAACAGTCTATACTTTTATATCAAGATATCAAAGGGTATGAGGATAATTGGAGAAAACATCATACTAGTGCTGTAACAAGAGATATTTGGATTTATGATACCACCTCAAAAAAGCATAAGCAAGTATCATCTTTTAAAGGAGAAGATCAATATCCTGTCTTCTATAATCAAGATAAAAGTATCGCTTATGTCAGTGAAGAAACAGGCACACTCAATGTTTGGTCTATGAGTGTCGATGGTACTGAGAAAAAACAACTTACTACCTTTGAAAAACACCCTGTACGGTTCTTGACCGCTTCAAATAATGATACATTCTGTTTTGGTTGGGATGGCGAAATTTATTCAATGACTAAAGATAGCTCACCAAGAAAAGTTGACATCTCTATTATAAATGACCAAAGACAGAACAATGTTACGTTTGAACAGAAATCTAGTGGTGGACATGGTATTTCAGTCTCTCCTAATGGAAAAGAAATCGCATTTATCTTAAGAGGAGATGTTTTTGTTACTTCCACAGATTATTCTACCACAGTTCAAATTACTAATACTCCGGAACAAGAAAGGAGTGTGAGCTTCTCTCCTGATGGAAGATCTTTAGTTTATGCAGGTGAGAGAGACGGAAGTTGGAACTTATACACTGCAAAACTTTCGAACGAAGAAGAAAATTACTTTATCAATGCCACTGCTATCAAGGAAGAAGTATTAACCAATCAACCTCAAGAAGAATTTCAACCCAAATGGTCTCCAAAGGGTGATGAAGTAGCATACTTAGAGGAACGAACAACGGTGAAAGTAATTAATATTGAATCGAAAGCTAGTAGAACAGTTCTAGATGGAAAATTCAATTACTCTTATTCTGATGGCGATCAATCTTTTGACTGGTCACCTGATGGAAAATGGATTGCCGTCCAATACTCTCCTAATGTTTGGACATCTACAGATATTGGATTAGTAGATGCTTCAGGAGAAAAAGAGGTCATCAACTTAACACAAAGTGGGTACAATTCTGCAAACCCAAGGTTTGCAATGGAAGGTAAAGTTATTCTTTTTGCAAATGATAAATATGGTTTTAGATCACATGGTAGCTGGGGGTCTGAAGATGATGTATATGCTCTTTTCTTAACTAAAGATGCTTATGATGAGTTTCAACTTTCAGAAGAAGAATATACTTTGATGACGGAGGCTAAGGAAGAAAAAGAAAAGAAAGAGCAAGAAGAAAAAGAGGATAAAAAATCAAAGAAAAAGAACAAAGACTCAGATACAGAAAAAGAAGAAACCCTTTCAATTGATTTTGAAAATCTAAACGATCGTATTCAACGTTTAACTATAAACTCCTCTTTCCTATCTGACTATTTGATTACCAAAGATGGAGGTAAACTATACTATATGAGTCGTTTTGAAGGTGGGTTTGATCTTTGGATGAAAGATATCCGAAAGCAGGAAACAAAATTAATACTTAAGCTTAATGGTGGAGGTGGAAACCTTCAGTTTGATGAAGAACAAAAAAACATCTTCTTTGAAACAGGCGGTCAGTTTGCAAAAATGGATATCGCCTCTGACACAAAGAAAAATATATCATATAAGGCTGAATATTATTTAGATAAAGCTGCAGAGAGAGAATATCTTTTTGAACATGTATGGAGACAAGTAGAAAAGAAATTTTATGACCCTGAATTACATGGTGTAGATTGGGAATTCTACAAGGCTGAATACTCGAAGTTTTTACCTTATATCACAAATAATTATGCTTTTTCAGAAATGTTAAGTGAGATGCTTGGTGAATTAAATGCATCACATACAGGTTGTAGATATTATTCGAGTTCTAAAAATGCAGATCATACAGCTACGCTAGGTGTTTTCTATGATCCTGAATACTCAGAAGATGGTTTAAAAATCACAGAAATTATTGAACAATCTCCTCTAACTCTTATTGAAGATGAGATACGAGAAGGCATGATCATACAATCCATTGATGGTCAAAAAATAGTTGCAGGAAACGACTACTATAGTCTATTAAATCATAAAGCAGGAAAAAATACTAAATTGGAAATCTATGACCCGTCAGAAAGTAAAAGCAAAACGGTTGTAGTGAAACCAATTTCAAAATGGGCGGAAAATGATTTGTTATACAAACGATGGGTAAAAGCTAGAGAAAAAGAAACTTCTGAATCATCTAATGGTAAGATTGGCTATGTTCATGTGAGAGGAATGGACAGTCATAGTTTTAGAACAGTTTACTCTGAAGCTTTAGGAAAGAATTACACTAAAGAATCTCTAATTGTTGATACAAGATTCAACGGTGGAGGTTGGTTACATGATGATTTGGCTACTTTCTTAAGTGGAAATGTGTATTGTACTTTCGCTCCAAGAGGTCAGAAGTTTGGTACAGAACCAATGAATAAATGGTCGAAACCATCAGCAGTATTATGTTCTGAAGGAAATTACTCTGATGCTCATGCCTTCCCTTATGCCTACAAGACATTGAAAATAGGTAAGTTGATTGGTATGCCTGTTCCGGGTACTATGACTGCAGTTTGGTGGGAACGCTTACAAGATCCTTCTTTAGTTTTTGGTATTCCACAAGTTGGTGTTCAAGATATGAATGGAAAGTATCTTGAGAATCAACAAATAGAGCCTGATTTTAAGGTACAACAAGATAAAGATATAGTTGTTGAAGGTGTTGATCAGCAATTAAGAAAAGCAGTTGAGGTTTTACAGAATAAATAA
- a CDS encoding alpha/beta fold hydrolase — translation MKPLIKLLSAAAPNVVVNIAYKKILKPQVFKLRPHEVEIIQQAEEKSITYKGFEVKTYKWGSGKDKLLMVHGWEGQAGNFSDLIQMLKDYDVTIYSFDAPSHGYSSQGPTTMFEFSDLVKYMLETYDIKKVISHSFGSVGTTHCLANYPFIMDKYVMMTTPDRFMERIDDVAEMVGMTNKVKHRLLNRLETEFNVAANEQNVSDFIQKTNIKEGMIFQDINDKIVRLSQSESVAKAWGKNCQLIKIEGTGHFRILRTETVLQQVIDFLDFDKN, via the coding sequence ATGAAACCACTCATCAAATTACTTTCAGCTGCAGCACCTAATGTTGTTGTGAATATTGCGTATAAGAAAATATTAAAACCTCAAGTTTTCAAACTTAGGCCACATGAGGTAGAAATTATTCAACAAGCAGAAGAAAAAAGTATCACTTATAAAGGCTTTGAAGTAAAAACTTATAAATGGGGTTCTGGAAAAGATAAATTACTAATGGTGCATGGCTGGGAAGGTCAAGCTGGTAATTTCTCTGATTTAATTCAGATGCTAAAAGACTATGATGTCACCATTTATTCTTTTGATGCTCCATCTCACGGCTACAGTTCTCAAGGTCCAACAACCATGTTTGAGTTTAGTGACCTTGTGAAATATATGTTAGAAACATACGACATCAAGAAAGTTATTAGCCACTCTTTTGGTAGTGTTGGTACTACTCATTGTCTTGCGAATTATCCTTTTATAATGGATAAATATGTGATGATGACCACACCTGATCGATTTATGGAAAGAATTGATGATGTTGCAGAAATGGTAGGCATGACAAATAAGGTAAAACATAGACTTTTAAATCGTCTTGAAACTGAATTTAATGTTGCTGCCAATGAACAAAATGTATCTGATTTTATTCAGAAAACGAATATTAAAGAAGGGATGATCTTCCAGGATATAAATGATAAAATTGTACGTTTAAGTCAATCGGAATCAGTGGCAAAAGCATGGGGTAAAAACTGCCAATTAATTAAGATTGAAGGAACTGGCCACTTTAGAATTCTAAGGACAGAAACTGTATTACAACAAGTCATCGATTTTCTAGACTTCGACAAAAATTAA